The nucleotide window GGACCGTCTCAAACCTGTAGAGCAGCGGCGTGCCGTGGTGGAATCGAAACTGCGCGGTGCCGGCAAGTTCTCTGGAAGATTGGTTGCGAATGTGGCTGAGGCGTATGCCGGGGGCAAGGTGGATGTGACTTTTCAACCGGAAGTGTGGAGTTTTACGGTGAGCTTTGTGGACACGATGGGCATTCCGCCCAATATCGACGATCTCAAACGTGCGATTGAAGAATTGAAACCGGCCCATATGGTTGTGGAGTATGAATATCGTTATCTGGTCTGGGATGATCTGGACGACAAACAGATGACATGGGACGAACTCGATGCCGCGTCCTTGATGTGGAATGAACTGGAGGTGTGGGCGTAATGCCACAGGAAACAGAACGATTGAAATTGCCACTTCCCTTGGGGAACGAGAATGTGACCCGGGAGAGTATTAATGGGATTTTTGAAAAGATTGATGCAGGTGTGGCGACACAGGCAGATTTGGATGCGCTGCGTGAAGCGGTGAGTCAGATGGGTATTCCCGATGCGTCATTGACGCAGAAAGGGAAGGTGCAACTTGGAAGTTCCACAACGAGCAATAGTGAATCACACGCAGCAACATCAAAGGCAGTTAATGATGCTAGGCAAGCGGCCATAGCTGCAAGTGTGCCACGCACTGGAGGATCTATGACGGGGCGTTTGACTATGAATGCATGGGGAACTTTTTCTGGCTCAACAAACGGTTCAACATTGTACGGAAGTAATTGCTATCTTGACGGTAATACGTTCAAGTACGAGAACACTCATTCCAACTTAGGGGCTCGCGGTATCTATATGAGATATTCAGGTGGAGGTTCTCAACCAGAAGTGTACATGTTCGATACTGGCCCCATCTCGACAACTGCTGGAGCAACATTCACGCCGACATTGAATCGTATTGTTAATGCGGGTGAATCGTTTCAAAGACATAAAGTGACCAATGATAATGGTGTAGTACTAAATATATCTAATCAAAATATAAACAACCTCGTAGTAACAGGGTTCTATGCAGGAGAAAACATCGAAAACGCACCAACGACTGCTGTAGGTGCATGGTGGTACATTGAAGTAATTGCAATGAGCGGGACACACATTAAACAAATTGCAATGGATCTTTTCAATAACACCTATCAACAACGTACCAACAACGGTAGTGGATGGTCTGCTTGGAGTCCTGATGTTTTTCAATCTGGCGTTGACGCGAAGCAAGGCATAGTAAATGCCATCAACGCCAAGGGTGGAAGTGCTTCGACCAATGATACATGGGCACAGTTGGCAACTAAGATCAACTCCATACAACAAGGTAACTACCAAGCTGGAGTACCGGGTTCTTCGGGAGGTTTCACGGTTCCAGGAGCGGCAAACAATCATATTGTCGCCACACTTGCAACCTTTAGTGCGGGCACTAAATTGATATCACTTGTGCCCAAGAACACGAATGGCTGGCTTTCGTATATAGCATTAGCTGATCCGAGTAGGTCTTATGGAGCGCAATTTGCTTTGCGGGACAACGGAGGAAGAACATGGATTGTGGGAGAAGCGGTACACAGCACATCAGTGCTAAGAAAGAGCTTATTATATTGTACTATTGATCTTGTTGCTAAGACTCAGGTAGCTCAACTTACTTTGGAGAATAACTTATATGCAAACAGTAGTCGATCTTGGACGTATGTTGCTCCTACTCCTCCTGTTAATTTTAACGCAGCAGGTCAGCTAACGTTGGTACTGTTATGTTACTCCAACGAAGCATCATCCGTTTCTCAAAACAACTATCTTTTTGGTCACTCAGTAATTTCCATATAAATTTCAAAAATAGGAGGTAAGTATTTATGGAAATAGGAGCTAAAGTTTATTACGAAAAGTCTACGGGCAACGTCGCTCATTTTATTGGAGAAAGATTCGGAAAAGTATCAGAAACAACAAAAGAACAAGACTTCGCTTCTTACGTTGCGTTAGCGAATAGAGTCCCTGATTCCATTGGCATGATCCAGTTGACTTATGGCTCTCATTACGGAGATTACGAAGCAGGTGGTATTGTCACTCAGGTTGACCTGGAAACAAAGGAGCCGTTGTTTACCTATCCAAAGTCAGTTGATCCAGAAACACCAGAACCCCGCCCTGCACTATCCGAACAGGTTGGTTCTCTGGGTGGTCAAATGGCTGAAATTAAGCTTCAAGACATCGAGAATCAAACTGTAATAAACAGTCTAGGCGGTGAACTGGCTGTTGTGAGAATGCAGAGTATTCAGCAACAACAGACAATCACATCGTTAGGTGCAGAATTGGCAATCGCCAAACTGGAAATCATCCAACTGAAGGGAGGTGAACCGTGACCACAAATCAACTAACAACCGCCATCACTAACACACTCACACAGCACTTTCCCAACATCCAAATCCATCCGTCAACGGGCAACACTAGTCCTATCCCGGACAGCCAAGGCATCACCTACCGCCTGCTATCCGCGCAACTCACTCGGGAACGAAGTGATCGTTTCGTGCAATCGCATACTTTTGAAATTCGCTGGCTTGACGCAGACAACATCCCGGCAACCCTGCCGGACAATCTTTTTGAAGCATTGGAAACCATCGACGTGGAGGGCACACCTTATCGGGCAACAGAACTGCGTTGGGAGAACGAGAACAATACTCCGCGAATGCTGGTGTATTACACGATGCTAACCACCAAAGTGTCGGAGTCCGCCATGACCATGCAGCAGCTGGAACAGCGACCTACCGAACTTAAAGCTGCTAACCAATAAACTTATAAAATGAGGGGTCTAGATGAAAGGAATAGGAGGCGCATTGGCGATGTTCACCAAAAAAGAAGCAAGTCATAAGAACGTGCAATCGGAACAGAGCAACCATCCGAAGTACAGCAAAGCACAGTTCGCCGAATCCCGGCAACTCAGCCGGATGGAGAAAGACATTTTGGTAGCGGTGCTGCTGGAACAAGAGACTTACACCATGGAAGAAGCACAGCAACACATCCAACAATTCATGAATGGGGAGGCACAATAATGGCTGGAGGAACATGGACGACACAAAACAAGGTACGCCCCGGCGTATACATGAATTTTGCATCAGAGGGCTCATTACCCGGTACGGTAGGAGAGCGGGGAACGGTGGCTTTGGCACTTCCATTGTCATGGGGACAAGCAGGCACAATCCTGACGGTACAAGCAGGTGAAGATGTACAAGACAAATTAGGCTATGACTGGACAGCACCGCAAATGCTACTGATCCGCGAGGCATTGAAACGAGCGCAGACATTGCTTCTGTATCGACTCAATGCAGGGACCAAAGCCAAGGCAACCTTGGACAAATTGACAGTGACAGCTCAACACGGTGGTGTGCGTGGTAATGACCTGGCAGTTGTAATCTCCGCAAATATTAATGAACCGGACCAACTGGATGTCTCCACTTTGCTTGCGGGTAAAGAAGTGGACAAACAAACTTTATCCACCATCGAAGCTCTGGAATCCAACGCATACGTTACATTTACTGGTGAAGGGACACTCACAGCTACAGCTTCACTTCCACTAACAGGTGGATTGGATGGTACGGCAACGAACCAGGAGAATTCCGATTTCCTGACCAAGCTGGAAGTACTGGATTTTAACACGGTCGGTCTGGTCTCAGACGATGCCACACTCAAGTCAGTCTACACAGCCTACATCAAGCGTTTGCGTGATACCGAGGGCAAGAAAGTGCAACTGGTTCTGTCCGATTATCCTGCTGCAGATCATGAAGGCATTATCAGTGTCAAAAATGGTGTTGTGCTCGCAGACGGTACCGTTCTTACGCCGAAACAAACTGTAGCATGGACTGCTGGTGCAACAGCGGGTGCTAACCTGAATGAATCCCTGACGTTCCGTGCGTATGACGATGCCGTGGATGTGAACGGACGATTGACACACAGCGAGACAGAAGCAGCATTGCGTAATGGTGAGTTTGTGTTTACGGCGAGCAGCAACCGTGCGGTGGTGGAGCAGGATGTGAATACATTCCGTTCCATCACACCGGATAAGGCACGTCATTTTGCCAAAAACCGTGTTGTCCGCCTTCTCGATGGTATCGCTAATGATATGAAACGTATTTTTGAGTCCTATTACATCGGCAAAGTGAACAACAACGAAGATGGGCGCAGCCTGTTCCGTTCCCAATGTGTCACTTATCTGAAGCAGCTTCAAGATATTGGGGCTATTCAAAATTTTGATTCTAAAACAGACATCACTGTTGCTCCGGGGAATGAGACTGACAGTATTCTGATCGAGATTCAGGTCCAACCTGTGGATTCCGTTGAAAAAGTATATATGAAAGTGAAGGTGGTTTAAGATGGCATTTTTGAAAGCAAGCGACACAATCTCCGGCCAGGAGGGCCGCGCATACGCAACGATTAACGGACAGACGGAAGAAATGTTCTATGTGAAGACGCTGGAAGCAACAGTGGAGAAACAAAAAGCAGAGGTCAAAACCTTGGGTCGCCGCGGTGTACAGCACAAAGCAACCGGTTGGTCCGGTTCGGGTTCCATGACGATCTTTTATACCACTTCCCGTTTCCGCGAGCTGATGCTCCAGTACATGCAGAACGGTGTGGATACGTACTTCGACATTGAAGTGACCAACGAAGATCCTTCCTCTACGATTGGCAAACAGACGGTGACCCTCAAAGGCGTCAACCTCGACAGTGTGATCATGGCATCCCTGGATACCGAGGCGGAGGCGTTGGAGGAAGAAGTGAGCTTTACCTTTGAAGATGTCGATATGCCGGTATCGTTCAATCTGCCGAAGTAATGTAGCGTGGAAAGCATAGTGATTTAAGATATAAAGAGTATAACTTAGCAGCGGGTTTGTAAAAGAAACCTGTTCAACTTGCCTGTGTTACGGGCTATTTGGCGTGTCATAATTCTGCTCTTCGCCGCTTCTTGCGGCGGGGAGCCTAACTTTAGAGGAGGAACAATACATGAGTGGATTGAGTATGTTTTTTGCCCAAAATGCAGCAACGGATACAACGGAGGAGTTTATCGTATCCCCCCGTTTCAAGGATGAGAAGGGCGAACCGGTTGCCTGGAAACTGCGCAGTATGACCGAGGATGAAAACCAGGAATGCCGTAAAGCAGCTACCCGCAAAATCAAGGGTAAGAACGGTGTCTACACACCCGACATCGATGCGAATGATTACATGGCTCGCCTGATGAGTGCAAGTGTCGTGTATCCCGATTTGAAAAACGCAGAACTCCAACGTTCATATGGCGTAATGGGGGCGGAATCGCTTTTGCGGAAAATGCTATTGCCTGGGGAATTTGCTTCGCTCGGTGAACAAGTTCAGAAGCTGAACGGCTTCAATCAGGACATGAACGAACTGGTGGATGACGTAAAAAACTAATTAAAGAGGGCGATTCCGAAGCCAATCTGGCTTATTACGCTCTCCATGAACTTAACATTTTGCCGCATGAGCTAATGGCCTTCTCCATGCGAGAACGAGCTGCCATCTATGCGATGATCTCCATCCGGGTGGATGAAGAGAAGAAAGAAAGGTCCAAGAGCCGTGCCCGGAAGAAATAAAAAGGAAAGGAGGGAGAAATGAATGTCCGATACAAGTATCAATGTAATCAATCCTCCGTCCATGAATACCCTGATCAATAATCTAAATCTGGTTCAAGTAAGAACTACTGAGATCCTTAATAATTTCAACCAGATTAACCGGATTAATCTGAACCAATTTAACCAGACGAACACGACCAACCATTTTAATCAAATAAATCAACAACTAAATGTAACGATTAATTTAATGGAAAAGTTGGAGGATAAAGCAAAGGATACTGGCAAGTCATTAAGCGATAACTTGAACGAGCTCTCCAAGTGGTTTCAAATGATAAAGTCAGCTGGAAGTGTCGTGGTAAAGGCGGC belongs to Paenibacillus sp. FSL H8-0079 and includes:
- a CDS encoding YmfQ family protein, translated to MSAPSIVDVGLTSEKGRELFSYLPRYYETSRVMQADMQTKGSEMDLLYQALDETLEQFFVRTATWGLDFWEQELGIETDRLKPVEQRRAVVESKLRGAGKFSGRLVANVAEAYAGGKVDVTFQPEVWSFTVSFVDTMGIPPNIDDLKRAIEELKPAHMVVEYEYRYLVWDDLDDKQMTWDELDAASLMWNELEVWA
- a CDS encoding pyocin knob domain-containing protein; the encoded protein is MPQETERLKLPLPLGNENVTRESINGIFEKIDAGVATQADLDALREAVSQMGIPDASLTQKGKVQLGSSTTSNSESHAATSKAVNDARQAAIAASVPRTGGSMTGRLTMNAWGTFSGSTNGSTLYGSNCYLDGNTFKYENTHSNLGARGIYMRYSGGGSQPEVYMFDTGPISTTAGATFTPTLNRIVNAGESFQRHKVTNDNGVVLNISNQNINNLVVTGFYAGENIENAPTTAVGAWWYIEVIAMSGTHIKQIAMDLFNNTYQQRTNNGSGWSAWSPDVFQSGVDAKQGIVNAINAKGGSASTNDTWAQLATKINSIQQGNYQAGVPGSSGGFTVPGAANNHIVATLATFSAGTKLISLVPKNTNGWLSYIALADPSRSYGAQFALRDNGGRTWIVGEAVHSTSVLRKSLLYCTIDLVAKTQVAQLTLENNLYANSSRSWTYVAPTPPVNFNAAGQLTLVLLCYSNEASSVSQNNYLFGHSVISI
- a CDS encoding DUF6838 family protein, which gives rise to MTTNQLTTAITNTLTQHFPNIQIHPSTGNTSPIPDSQGITYRLLSAQLTRERSDRFVQSHTFEIRWLDADNIPATLPDNLFEALETIDVEGTPYRATELRWENENNTPRMLVYYTMLTTKVSESAMTMQQLEQRPTELKAANQ
- a CDS encoding phage tail sheath family protein, with amino-acid sequence MAGGTWTTQNKVRPGVYMNFASEGSLPGTVGERGTVALALPLSWGQAGTILTVQAGEDVQDKLGYDWTAPQMLLIREALKRAQTLLLYRLNAGTKAKATLDKLTVTAQHGGVRGNDLAVVISANINEPDQLDVSTLLAGKEVDKQTLSTIEALESNAYVTFTGEGTLTATASLPLTGGLDGTATNQENSDFLTKLEVLDFNTVGLVSDDATLKSVYTAYIKRLRDTEGKKVQLVLSDYPAADHEGIISVKNGVVLADGTVLTPKQTVAWTAGATAGANLNESLTFRAYDDAVDVNGRLTHSETEAALRNGEFVFTASSNRAVVEQDVNTFRSITPDKARHFAKNRVVRLLDGIANDMKRIFESYYIGKVNNNEDGRSLFRSQCVTYLKQLQDIGAIQNFDSKTDITVAPGNETDSILIEIQVQPVDSVEKVYMKVKVV
- a CDS encoding phage tail tube protein — protein: MAFLKASDTISGQEGRAYATINGQTEEMFYVKTLEATVEKQKAEVKTLGRRGVQHKATGWSGSGSMTIFYTTSRFRELMLQYMQNGVDTYFDIEVTNEDPSSTIGKQTVTLKGVNLDSVIMASLDTEAEALEEEVSFTFEDVDMPVSFNLPK
- a CDS encoding phage portal protein; the protein is MSGLSMFFAQNAATDTTEEFIVSPRFKDEKGEPVAWKLRSMTEDENQECRKAATRKIKGKNGVYTPDIDANDYMARLMSASVVYPDLKNAELQRSYGVMGAESLLRKMLLPGEFASLGEQVQKLNGFNQDMNELVDDVKN